A single region of the Kineosporiaceae bacterium SCSIO 59966 genome encodes:
- a CDS encoding isochorismatase family protein codes for MYGPGTALVVVDVQVDFADPSGSLYVAGGEDVVPVVNEHVAAARAAGSPVVYTQDWHPPHTPHFATDGGVWPVHCVRDTPGAELHPDLDVDGPVVRKGTGGEDGYSGFSVRDPVSGETSATRLGSILAEQDVRRIVVVGLAGDVCVKETVLDGRRLGYDVVVPLEGTRFVEVSPGDGERAVQEMRAAGADVRGAAAL; via the coding sequence CTGTACGGGCCCGGGACGGCGCTCGTCGTCGTCGACGTGCAGGTCGACTTCGCCGACCCCAGCGGCAGCCTGTACGTCGCCGGTGGCGAGGACGTCGTCCCGGTGGTCAACGAGCACGTCGCCGCCGCGCGCGCGGCCGGCTCCCCCGTCGTCTACACCCAGGACTGGCACCCGCCGCACACACCGCACTTCGCCACCGACGGCGGCGTGTGGCCGGTGCACTGCGTGCGGGACACCCCCGGGGCCGAGCTGCACCCCGACCTGGACGTCGACGGCCCGGTCGTGCGCAAGGGCACCGGTGGCGAGGACGGGTACTCGGGGTTCTCGGTGCGCGACCCGGTCTCGGGCGAGACGTCCGCGACCCGGCTCGGGTCCATCCTGGCCGAGCAGGACGTGCGGCGGATCGTCGTCGTCGGGCTGGCCGGGGACGTCTGCGTCAAGGAGACCGTGCTCGACGGTCGCCGGCTCGGCTACGACGTCGTCGTGCCGCTGGAGGGCACCCGGTTCGTCGAGGTGTCGCCCGGCGACGGCGAGCGCGCCGTCCAGGAGATGCGCGCCGCCGGGGCTGACGTTCGTGGTGCGGCGGCGCTCTAG